A stretch of the Gossypium hirsutum isolate 1008001.06 chromosome D07, Gossypium_hirsutum_v2.1, whole genome shotgun sequence genome encodes the following:
- the LOC107961337 gene encoding transcription factor ILI4, with translation MSSNRSSGRSHENEDFSLKLQELLSTNMKKKTKLLDEICSHIQRLNGEVDDLSIRISELMASLDNNGSINADILRQLLQQ, from the exons ATGTCTAGCAATAGATCAAGTGGTAGAAGCCATGAGAATGAAGATTTTAGCCTTAAACTTCAAGAGCTATTATCAACTAACATGAAGAAGAAGACTAAG CTTTTGGATGAGATTTGCAGTCATATTCAGAGGCTTAATGGAGAGGTTGATGATTTAAGTATTCGAATATCAGAGTTAATGGCTTCTTTAGACAACAATGGTAGCATCAATGCAGACATCCTCAGACAACTTCTACAACAATAG